A genomic region of Streptomyces sp. NBC_00247 contains the following coding sequences:
- a CDS encoding lipoprotein: MAGTTARRRVPAVLAAVAVTAALCALSGCGTDGAEDGGKAAAASATASATPTGTDSDPAAKPAAKAGSIGAAGSACELPVTFDLAAEWTPEAVDVTTVPELAALAEQGPMTMVCEIDAKPAGNIGYLRVWRGEKSSASPREQLKAFVTAEEGASDATYTDIEAGTVAGAEATYTVTVEALDETKKERAFLVPTAQGPVVVHLGGLDTEEHEQMLPAYELAKSSLRAG, translated from the coding sequence ATGGCAGGCACGACGGCACGGCGCCGGGTCCCGGCGGTACTGGCGGCGGTGGCGGTGACAGCGGCGCTCTGCGCCCTGTCCGGCTGCGGTACGGACGGCGCGGAAGACGGCGGGAAAGCCGCAGCGGCCTCGGCCACCGCCTCCGCCACACCGACCGGCACGGACAGCGACCCCGCCGCGAAGCCCGCCGCCAAGGCCGGCAGCATCGGCGCCGCCGGTTCCGCCTGCGAACTGCCGGTCACCTTCGACCTGGCCGCCGAGTGGACGCCCGAGGCCGTCGACGTCACCACCGTCCCCGAACTCGCCGCCCTGGCCGAGCAGGGTCCGATGACCATGGTCTGCGAGATCGACGCGAAGCCGGCCGGGAACATCGGCTACCTGCGGGTGTGGCGGGGCGAGAAGTCCTCCGCGTCCCCGCGCGAGCAGCTCAAGGCGTTCGTGACGGCCGAGGAGGGCGCCTCGGACGCCACCTACACGGACATCGAGGCCGGCACGGTCGCCGGGGCCGAGGCCACCTACACGGTGACCGTCGAGGCCCTGGACGAGACGAAGAAGGAACGCGCCTTCCTCGTCCCCACCGCGCAGGGCCCGGTCGTCGTCCACCTCGGCGGCCTGGACACCGAGGAGCACGAGCAGATGCTCCCGGCGTACGAGCTGGCGAAGTCGAGCCTGCGGGCGGGCTGA